A single Phoenix dactylifera cultivar Barhee BC4 chromosome 1, palm_55x_up_171113_PBpolish2nd_filt_p, whole genome shotgun sequence DNA region contains:
- the LOC103714009 gene encoding glutaredoxin-C1-like: MDRVMRLASQRAVVVFSLSTCCMCHTVKRLFCELGVNPSVHEVDEDPRGKEMEMALAKLMGRSPPVPVVFIGGKLIGSTDKVMSLHLGGKLVPLLRDAGALWL; this comes from the coding sequence ATGGACAGGGTGATGAGGCTGGCGTCGCAAAGGGCGGTGGTGGTCTTCAGTCTGAGCACATGCTGTATGTGCCACACTGTCAAGAGGCTCTTTTGCGAGCTTGGTGTTAATCCTTCTGTGCATGAGGTCGACGAGGACCCCAGAGGAAAAGAAATGGAGATGGCATTAGCCAAGCTTATGGGACGCTCCCCGCCGGTGCCGGTTGTTTTCATTGGCGGCAAGCTTATTGGATCCACAGACAAGGTGATGTCCCTTCACCTTGGTGGCAAACTCGTCCCACTGCTCCGAGATGCAGGTGCCCTCTGGCTCTAG
- the LOC103714008 gene encoding probable serine/threonine-protein kinase PBL7, producing MGCFSCFGSPDKEEEEEEEKEKNEEKEGGGDVMRDTSGASSSHHGTRASSDKSKMQNGSSSRNETSVPRDGTSSRIAAQTFTFRELAAATQDFRLDCLLGEGGFGRVYKGHLESTGQVVAVKQLDRNGLQGNREFLVEVLMLSLLHHPNLVNLIGYCADGDQRLLVYEFMPLGSLEDHLHDIPPDRKPLDWNMRMKIAAGAAKGLEYLHDKANPPVIYRDFKSSNILLGEGYFPKLSDFGLAKLGPVGDKTHVSTRVMGTYGYCAPEYAMTGQLTLKSDVYSFGVVFLELITGRKAIDNTRAAGEHNLVAWARPLFRDRRKFPKMADPKLQGHYPLRGLYQALAVAAMCLQEQAATRPLIGDVVTALTYLASQTYDPNAAASQSNRAGPSVPRAREDWKSLGFGFDNQHAIQSPHRHSPDFRHRNLFRGPNLGDGGRGDVVGQSGINLDLAELQIQESQTDSAIRLGKAREAPGISNRDLDRERAVAEARVWGENWRERKRMKEPSNYDSTSE from the exons ATGGGTTGTTTCTCATGTTTTGGATCGCCAgataaggaggaggaggaggaggaggagaaggagaagaatgaGGAGAAGGAAGGAGGTGGGGATGTTATGAGGGACACCTCAGGTGCTTCATCTTCTCATCATGGGACCAGAGCTAGCTCAG aCAAATCAAAGATGCAGAACGGTTCAAGCTCCAGGAATGAAACATCAGTGCCCAGAGATGGAACATCATCACGTATCGCAGCTCAAACTTTCACTTTTCGTGAGCTTGCTGCTGCAACTCAGGACTTTAGACTAGATTGCCTTCTGGGGGAGGGGGGTTTTGGTCGTGTGTATAAAGGACACTTGGAGAGCACTGGACAG GTTGTTGCTGTAAAACAATTGGACAGGAATGGCCTTCAAGGGAACAGAGAATTTCTGGTGGAGGTGCTCATGCTCAGTCTATTGCATCACCCAAATCTTGTCAACTTAATTGGTTACTGTGCCGATGGAGATCAACGCCTCCTTGTGTATGAGTTTATGCCTCTAGGATCATTGGAGGATCATTTGCATG ATATTCCACCTGACAGAAAACCCCTTGACTGGAATATGCGGATGAAGATTGCAGCTGGTGCTGCTAAAGGCTTGGAATACCTGCATGATAAGGCAAACCCTCCTGTTATATACAGAGATTTCAAATCATCAAACATCCTACTCGGTGAAGGATATTTTCCTAAGCTGTCTGATTTTGGGCTTGCAAAACTTGGCCCTGTTGGTGACAAGACTCATGTTTCAACCCGGGTCATGGGGACATATGGCTATTGTGCTCCTGAATATGCAATGACAGGGCAGCTGACGCTGAAGTCTGATGTCTATAGTTTTGGTGTTGTTTTCCTCGAATTGATTACAGGGCGTAAAGCTATTGACAACACCCGGGCTGCTGGGGAGCATAATCTAGTGGCATGG GCTCGCCCATTATTCAGAGATCGAAGAAAGTTCCCCAAGATGGCAGACCCAAAGTTGCAAGGCCACTATCCACTGAGAGGACTATACCAAGCTCTAGCTGTTGCTGCGATGTGTCTGCAGGAGCAAGCGGCAACTCGGCCTCTTATCGGGGATGTCGTCACTGCACTTACATACCTAGCTTCACAGACATATGATCCAAATGCAGCTGCTTCTCAGAGTAACAGAGCCGGTCCATCCGTCCCAAGGGCCAGAGAGGATTGGAAGAGCCTTGGCTTTGGGTTTGACAATCAACATGCCATCCAGTCACCACATCGGCATTCACCTGACTTTAGGCATAGAAACCTTTTCAGGGGGCCAAACCTTGGAGATGGAGGCAGAGGAGATGTAGTTGGTCAGTCTGGAATAAATTTGGATCTTGCTGAATTGCAGATACAAGAGTCTCAAACGGACAGCGCAATCCGTCTAGGAAAAGCTAGAGAAGCTCCAGGGATTTCAAACCGAGACCTTGATAGAGAGCGTGCAGTTGCAGAGGCAAGAGTGTGGGGTGAAaattggagagagagaaagagaatgaAAGAACCCAGCAACTATGATAGTACAAGTGAGTAG